The Natronoglycomyces albus genome has a segment encoding these proteins:
- a CDS encoding sensor histidine kinase, translating to MPLRVRLVAAVLALVAGSLVLISVSSIVALHTYFMHTVDSDLHKRLANFEAEEIQDAVGQGNREPHRPSEYMILYYPNPVVVFTVPGNASNRPAIDYAEVSENVGRPYTALSADGNARWRVLAEAWPPEGSLAAELAENDGEPQRYLVLAYRLEQFDSTVAGLVWINLLVAVGVLAGLAAVGVGLVRASLNPLRDIEHTAALIAAGNYSRRVPERDPATEVGRLGWAINMMLRKIERSIRNSEASEERARASEQRMREFVADASHELRTPLTTIRGYAELCRSNPELAAEQRQDYIRRIEDDAKRMGLLVEDLLLLARMDQRRPFQMRPVDLLSITTESIQAAQLVDSGHNWDVTAEGGPFMVLGDQDRLRQVVDNLLSNAVRHTPSGTSVSVKLWADDTDVVLQVSDTGPGMETDVANRVFERFYRADESRTRAGRKGSKDAERGTGLGLAIVAALVGAHGGTVQVESTQGEGTTFTVRLGFADQSGASRPTGASSPESILGAVPGTPEAPVSNAEATDRPAGSESEGDREGESHDGPPSGPDEDNDRPETSARTDDDGPTRGGGS from the coding sequence ATGCCTCTGCGCGTGCGGCTAGTGGCGGCTGTCTTGGCCCTGGTGGCCGGGTCGCTCGTTCTCATCAGCGTGTCTTCGATCGTCGCCTTGCACACCTATTTCATGCACACGGTGGATTCGGATCTGCATAAACGCTTGGCCAACTTTGAAGCCGAGGAAATTCAAGACGCCGTGGGGCAGGGCAACCGGGAGCCGCACCGTCCCAGCGAATACATGATCCTGTACTACCCCAATCCGGTGGTGGTCTTCACTGTGCCCGGCAATGCGAGTAACCGCCCCGCGATCGACTACGCGGAGGTCTCAGAAAACGTTGGACGGCCCTACACGGCCCTGTCTGCTGACGGAAACGCGCGTTGGCGGGTGCTGGCCGAGGCCTGGCCCCCGGAGGGCTCCTTGGCCGCGGAGCTGGCCGAGAACGACGGTGAGCCGCAACGCTATTTGGTGTTGGCTTACCGACTCGAGCAGTTTGACTCCACTGTGGCTGGTTTGGTGTGGATCAACTTGCTGGTCGCCGTGGGAGTGCTGGCAGGGCTTGCGGCCGTCGGTGTGGGTCTGGTGCGCGCCAGTTTGAACCCACTGCGTGACATTGAGCACACTGCGGCCCTGATCGCGGCGGGGAATTATTCGCGGCGAGTCCCTGAGCGTGATCCCGCCACTGAGGTCGGTCGCTTGGGCTGGGCGATCAACATGATGCTGCGCAAGATCGAACGCTCCATTCGCAATAGCGAGGCCTCCGAGGAGCGGGCCCGGGCGTCCGAGCAACGCATGCGCGAATTTGTCGCCGATGCCTCCCACGAACTGCGCACACCGTTGACCACGATCAGGGGATATGCCGAACTGTGTCGGTCCAATCCTGAGTTGGCCGCCGAACAGCGGCAAGACTACATTCGCCGTATCGAAGACGACGCCAAACGCATGGGGCTCTTGGTTGAGGACTTGTTGTTGTTGGCACGCATGGATCAGCGACGGCCCTTCCAGATGCGCCCGGTGGATCTCTTGAGTATCACGACCGAGTCCATTCAGGCCGCGCAACTTGTCGATAGTGGACATAACTGGGACGTGACGGCCGAAGGCGGGCCGTTCATGGTCCTAGGCGACCAAGACCGTCTGCGACAAGTGGTCGACAACCTTCTCTCCAACGCCGTCCGGCACACTCCCAGCGGCACTAGCGTGTCGGTGAAACTATGGGCCGACGACACCGACGTGGTATTGCAGGTCAGTGACACGGGACCGGGGATGGAGACCGACGTCGCCAATCGAGTCTTCGAACGTTTCTACCGAGCCGATGAGTCACGAACTCGGGCTGGACGCAAAGGCTCCAAAGACGCCGAACGAGGCACCGGCTTGGGCCTGGCTATCGTAGCCGCGCTGGTGGGGGCCCACGGAGGTACGGTGCAAGTCGAGTCCACACAGGGAGAGGGAACAACATTCACCGTGCGGCTAGGCTTTGCCGACCAAAGCGGCGCCAGCCGCCCAACAGGGGCCTCGAGCCCTGAGAGCATCCTCGGCGCGGTGCCTGGCACGCCCGAGGCACCCGTCTCCAACGCGGAAGCCACCGATAGGCCCGCAGGCTCCGAATCCGAGGGCGATCGGGAGGGCGAAAGCCATGATGGCCCCCCAAGCGGCCCCGACGAAGACAATGACCGACCTGAAACCTCTGCGCGAACGGATGACGACGGGCCCACTAGGGGCGGCGGTTCCTAA
- a CDS encoding restriction endonuclease → MSIVIRLGVVIGVLVGLYFAVGWVAANWIWFASAAAVVASTLLAAWVLLRRPSETPDRAVLAAREEIMHDVDQMSVPVFDEMVTKLLKRCEARKIKKFGHKGSDLGCSFVLTMCDGRRVVVRSKKDDGTMRKRGARHIQALGAETNPRWEADMSVLVTNADLHWLRYAGRNKALASQLNVTLMDRKGLAAWLTTGTPPKALQCEPKAIAATASRR, encoded by the coding sequence GTGTCTATTGTGATACGTCTCGGCGTTGTCATTGGTGTTCTCGTTGGCCTCTACTTTGCCGTCGGATGGGTTGCCGCCAACTGGATCTGGTTTGCCAGCGCTGCGGCCGTCGTCGCCTCAACTCTTCTCGCCGCCTGGGTTCTGCTGCGTCGTCCCTCTGAGACGCCGGATCGGGCGGTCCTCGCCGCGCGCGAGGAAATCATGCATGATGTCGACCAAATGTCGGTGCCGGTGTTCGACGAGATGGTCACGAAGCTGTTGAAGCGATGTGAAGCTCGCAAGATCAAGAAGTTCGGCCACAAGGGATCGGATCTGGGCTGTTCGTTCGTCCTGACTATGTGCGATGGGCGGCGAGTCGTCGTTCGCTCTAAAAAGGACGACGGCACGATGCGGAAGCGGGGCGCTCGTCATATCCAAGCGCTGGGAGCCGAAACGAATCCGCGCTGGGAGGCGGACATGTCGGTCCTGGTCACCAACGCGGACCTGCATTGGTTGCGTTACGCGGGACGAAACAAGGCCTTGGCCTCACAATTGAACGTCACGCTGATGGACCGTAAGGGGCTCGCGGCATGGTTGACGACTGGCACCCCGCCCAAGGCGTTGCAATGTGAGCCCAAGGCTATAGCGGCGACCGCTTCCAGGCGCTAA
- a CDS encoding helix-turn-helix domain-containing protein, with protein MSRPTSFTQWRIASAIRRLRENKGWTVREAAANMGVPKDAINHIENLRVQKPNPMVVRGMAAKLGADEEVALELEAMAKQCRNLDATGWSTSLESVPHWFKPVMSMEAEAASHRAFSLNVIYGLFQSEGYMRAMLSLDPSHPEEKIAENLNLRRNRQRDILGHPDGPPDMTVLLSEECLARVEHEDFFQEQVERLLELDDLPQIGIFILPFSAGLHQSIDDSYTIFGFEEPDMQVIYLESHLIGHFETAKKEVEHFGRMFTGSMVAAVPLGRSRFV; from the coding sequence ATGAGCAGACCAACTTCATTTACTCAGTGGCGCATAGCATCGGCTATTCGGCGGCTTCGAGAAAACAAAGGGTGGACAGTGCGGGAGGCCGCCGCGAACATGGGAGTTCCCAAGGACGCGATCAACCACATTGAGAATCTTAGAGTTCAAAAGCCCAACCCGATGGTCGTCAGAGGGATGGCCGCCAAACTAGGAGCTGACGAAGAGGTGGCGCTGGAGCTAGAGGCGATGGCGAAGCAGTGTCGGAACCTTGATGCGACTGGGTGGTCCACTTCGTTGGAGTCAGTTCCGCACTGGTTCAAACCTGTGATGTCGATGGAGGCGGAAGCCGCCAGTCACCGAGCATTCTCTCTGAACGTAATCTACGGTTTGTTCCAGTCCGAAGGATACATGCGCGCGATGCTATCGCTCGATCCATCGCATCCTGAGGAAAAGATCGCCGAAAATCTCAACCTACGCCGCAACCGTCAACGAGACATCTTGGGTCATCCAGACGGCCCGCCCGATATGACGGTGCTTCTAAGCGAAGAGTGTCTGGCACGGGTCGAGCACGAAGACTTTTTCCAAGAGCAGGTCGAGCGGCTGCTTGAGCTTGACGACCTTCCTCAAATCGGGATCTTCATCCTGCCGTTCTCTGCTGGCCTGCACCAGTCAATCGACGATTCCTACACCATCTTCGGGTTCGAGGAACCTGACATGCAAGTCATCTACTTGGAAAGCCATCTGATTGGGCACTTCGAGACGGCAAAGAAGGAGGTTGAGCACTTCGGTAGGATGTTCACAGGCTCAATGGTGGCAGCAGTACCTCTAGGAAGAAGTAGATTCGTATGA
- a CDS encoding NUDIX hydrolase: protein MRWRVNSKRTLYQDQWVHLRTADVELPDGRHLDHRLIETGPGVGAVVVVDHKVLLLWRHRFITDTWGWEIPLGGIEPGESAEAAARREVEEETGWRPTGALTPLTYTQPSPGLITSEHHIFRAEQAELIGEPRDYFESERIEWIPLTDVRRLIDTGDITAATTLTVLLYLA from the coding sequence GTGCGCTGGCGGGTCAACTCCAAGCGAACTTTATACCAGGACCAATGGGTCCACCTGCGCACAGCTGACGTTGAGCTGCCCGACGGCCGCCACCTAGATCACCGGCTCATCGAGACCGGCCCCGGAGTCGGCGCGGTGGTCGTGGTCGACCACAAAGTCTTGCTGCTGTGGCGGCATCGGTTCATCACCGACACCTGGGGCTGGGAAATCCCCCTCGGCGGCATTGAACCTGGCGAATCCGCCGAGGCCGCCGCCCGGCGCGAAGTCGAGGAAGAAACCGGCTGGCGCCCCACCGGAGCGTTGACCCCACTGACCTACACCCAGCCCTCACCCGGCCTCATCACCTCCGAACACCACATATTCAGGGCCGAGCAAGCCGAGCTCATCGGCGAACCTCGAGACTATTTCGAGTCCGAACGCATCGAATGGATACCCCTCACAGACGTTCGCCGACTCATCGACACCGGCGACATCACCGCCGCAACCACCCTCACCGTCCTGCTCTACCTCGCCTAG
- a CDS encoding alpha/beta fold hydrolase, whose amino-acid sequence MTVHSAVIEPAPLAASTCEVSVATHYWQGYRYFSRRLRCASPQLAPIVLIGGAFQRKEEWGRLEAELVRVADVLSVDLPGWGAADDLPVGCSVDLLAEALAHLIGDLDIEAVNVFGGSYGSAIAYRFARLNPTLAKRIVLLGTAGSIPSSLREVSQKSLTMLESGPRSEFAEAAVTSLMASPPGATIVRGRAVQRLLQRQFLNLSPADVAKYRANTERLLSEQLIDTTQPPAHPTLVVVGEHDRLTPPEGAREVAQACTQGQLRVIAEANHLLHLQRTGELAELMMRFYQGHDTSGLPFLR is encoded by the coding sequence ATGACTGTTCACAGTGCCGTCATCGAACCAGCGCCCCTGGCCGCCTCAACCTGCGAGGTCTCGGTGGCGACTCACTATTGGCAAGGTTACCGCTATTTCTCCCGCCGCCTGCGCTGCGCCAGCCCCCAGCTAGCACCCATCGTGCTCATCGGCGGAGCCTTTCAACGCAAAGAGGAATGGGGCCGTCTGGAGGCAGAGCTGGTGCGTGTCGCCGATGTCCTCAGCGTGGATCTGCCTGGCTGGGGCGCGGCCGATGACCTACCGGTTGGCTGTAGCGTCGACCTACTCGCCGAGGCCCTTGCCCATCTCATAGGCGACTTGGACATTGAGGCGGTCAACGTGTTCGGCGGCTCTTATGGCTCGGCCATCGCCTACCGCTTCGCTCGCCTCAATCCCACTCTGGCCAAGCGGATCGTGCTTCTTGGAACTGCCGGGTCTATACCCTCTTCGCTGCGCGAGGTGTCGCAGAAGTCGCTGACGATGCTGGAATCCGGCCCCCGGTCCGAATTCGCCGAAGCCGCCGTCACCTCACTTATGGCCAGTCCGCCAGGGGCCACAATCGTGCGTGGTCGGGCCGTACAGCGTCTCTTGCAGCGCCAGTTTTTGAACCTCAGCCCCGCCGACGTTGCCAAGTATCGTGCCAACACCGAGCGGCTACTGAGCGAACAGCTCATCGACACCACACAACCGCCCGCCCATCCGACGTTGGTCGTCGTTGGAGAGCATGACCGGCTCACCCCACCGGAGGGGGCGCGGGAAGTCGCCCAAGCATGCACCCAAGGTCAGCTGAGAGTCATCGCCGAGGCCAATCACTTGCTGCATCTACAACGCACCGGGGAGCTGGCCGAGCTCATGATGCGTTTCTACCAAGGTCACGACACCAGCGGCCTACCTTTCCTGCGGTGA
- a CDS encoding DUF397 domain-containing protein, with amino-acid sequence MTNWRKSSRSNSQGQQCVEVRSGRVVMQLRDSKLGDVSPVFDMAPAEFSTFLSSLKR; translated from the coding sequence ATGACTAATTGGCGTAAGTCCAGCCGCAGCAATTCCCAAGGTCAGCAGTGCGTTGAGGTCCGCTCTGGCCGCGTGGTGATGCAGCTGCGTGACAGCAAGCTTGGCGACGTCTCTCCGGTCTTCGATATGGCACCCGCCGAGTTCTCGACCTTTTTGAGCAGCCTTAAGCGCTAG
- a CDS encoding S1C family serine protease, which yields MMNNGMDNQPPQPHPGGPTGENSPENPPENPQPPNENIAANPVVPSSTHGAPASGPVPPVPPGNVQPGPMATANVPPGVAPPAGPPAATKPSGWKLLAGALVIALLAGGVGGAIGYFMADRTEVVASPSMTVSDDTIAAVAADVSPSVVAIVSGSGEGSGVIYSDEGYIITNNHVVAGADSVTVRFSDGRTDEAVVVGADPSQDLAVIQVENTSDLQPIRIGDSSGIQVGDLVLAIGSPLGLEGTVTSGIVSALDRAISVGGDAPQGPAGATTLEGLIQTDAAINMGNSGGALVNGNGELVGVNTAIASTEHGSIGLGFAIPSETAADVASQIIETGSVEQPYMGVAVADVEDGAMVLRVDPEGPAAEAGLEPGDIIVAIDGEDILRGSDVRTYVSGTEPGQSVEVTYVRDGDTGTLRIDIAAQQAGN from the coding sequence ATGATGAACAATGGAATGGACAATCAACCCCCACAACCCCACCCAGGCGGGCCCACCGGGGAAAACAGCCCTGAGAACCCGCCGGAAAACCCCCAGCCACCGAACGAGAACATCGCGGCGAATCCGGTAGTTCCCAGCAGTACCCATGGCGCACCCGCCAGCGGGCCCGTCCCTCCTGTGCCACCGGGCAACGTCCAGCCTGGCCCCATGGCCACGGCCAACGTCCCGCCTGGCGTCGCTCCACCAGCAGGCCCACCGGCGGCAACCAAACCGTCGGGTTGGAAGCTCCTGGCTGGGGCGTTGGTCATCGCATTGCTTGCCGGTGGCGTGGGCGGCGCGATTGGCTATTTCATGGCCGACCGCACCGAGGTCGTCGCCTCACCGTCGATGACCGTCAGCGACGACACCATCGCCGCGGTGGCGGCAGACGTCAGCCCTAGCGTGGTGGCCATAGTTTCCGGTTCCGGTGAGGGATCGGGTGTCATTTACTCCGATGAGGGCTACATCATCACCAATAACCACGTCGTGGCAGGGGCAGATTCCGTAACGGTCCGATTCTCCGATGGCCGCACCGATGAGGCGGTGGTGGTGGGGGCCGACCCCAGCCAGGACTTGGCGGTCATCCAAGTGGAGAACACCAGTGACCTGCAACCGATCAGGATCGGTGATTCCAGCGGCATCCAAGTGGGGGACCTGGTGCTCGCCATTGGCTCACCATTGGGCTTGGAAGGGACAGTGACCTCGGGAATCGTCTCGGCGTTGGACCGGGCGATCAGCGTCGGCGGCGATGCCCCGCAGGGGCCAGCAGGTGCCACGACGCTGGAAGGCCTCATCCAAACCGACGCGGCGATCAATATGGGCAACTCCGGAGGCGCGTTGGTCAACGGAAACGGGGAACTGGTCGGTGTCAACACCGCGATCGCCTCGACCGAACACGGCTCCATCGGACTGGGGTTCGCCATCCCCTCTGAGACGGCCGCCGATGTGGCCTCCCAAATCATCGAGACCGGTTCGGTCGAGCAGCCCTATATGGGAGTGGCGGTGGCCGACGTCGAAGACGGCGCGATGGTCTTGCGTGTGGACCCCGAGGGCCCCGCCGCGGAGGCCGGACTAGAGCCAGGAGACATCATCGTGGCCATTGACGGAGAAGACATCCTGCGCGGATCGGACGTGCGAACCTACGTCAGCGGTACCGAGCCAGGGCAGAGCGTGGAAGTGACATACGTGCGCGACGGAGACACTGGCACGCTGAGAATCGATATCGCCGCCCAGCAAGCCGGAAACTAG
- a CDS encoding ABC transporter permease — protein sequence MSSYLSLCKAQLRGFTRDRSMLFFTILFPVMFMVIFNGFYGGQEESTPSVLAIGDVSVLDQADEDEFSISQVDSLDQARELLADGDAHAAVEQTGEDLTIYYSEANPIAAQAAIGSLEALVNASNIAQLSAAAPDIEMVSPQTIPVEDETLSPVQFLTPGLLAWAIAISGVFGAAGTIVDWKRTKLLRRLRLSPAPVTTVMGARISVSLMIGLLQLAIFLIMATVFYGLHLPTWWWVSIPLVVLANISFLAIGVVVGSIAETGPGAAGLSNLIVMPMAFASGAFFPLSLSPDWLATLSLLSPMRYLNEGLQKVMVQGESPLSLGPQVGMLLLFTVVITAIGVKLFKWEQV from the coding sequence GTGAGCAGTTACCTGAGCCTCTGTAAGGCGCAGTTGCGCGGATTCACCCGCGACCGATCGATGCTCTTCTTCACCATCTTGTTCCCGGTGATGTTCATGGTCATCTTTAACGGCTTCTACGGGGGGCAAGAGGAATCCACGCCCAGTGTGCTGGCCATCGGAGACGTGTCGGTGCTGGATCAGGCTGACGAAGACGAGTTCTCCATCTCCCAGGTGGACTCGCTGGATCAGGCCCGTGAGCTGCTAGCCGACGGCGACGCCCACGCGGCCGTGGAACAGACCGGCGAGGACCTCACCATCTATTACTCCGAGGCCAACCCGATCGCGGCCCAAGCGGCCATCGGCAGCTTGGAGGCGCTGGTCAACGCGTCGAACATCGCGCAGCTGTCCGCCGCCGCGCCCGATATCGAGATGGTCTCACCGCAGACCATCCCGGTCGAGGACGAAACGCTCTCACCCGTGCAGTTCCTGACGCCTGGCCTGTTGGCGTGGGCCATCGCCATTTCCGGCGTGTTTGGTGCGGCGGGCACCATCGTGGATTGGAAGCGCACGAAGCTGCTGCGGCGGCTTCGGCTCTCGCCTGCTCCTGTGACGACCGTGATGGGGGCGCGCATCAGCGTCAGCCTCATGATTGGGCTGCTGCAACTGGCGATCTTCCTCATCATGGCGACTGTGTTCTACGGGTTGCATCTGCCGACGTGGTGGTGGGTGTCGATACCGCTGGTGGTTCTGGCGAACATCTCGTTCCTGGCCATCGGGGTCGTCGTGGGGTCGATTGCCGAAACCGGACCCGGAGCCGCCGGTCTGAGCAACCTCATCGTCATGCCAATGGCGTTCGCCTCCGGGGCGTTCTTCCCGCTGTCACTGTCGCCGGACTGGCTGGCCACACTGTCGCTGCTGTCGCCCATGCGGTATCTCAACGAAGGCTTGCAAAAAGTCATGGTGCAGGGTGAGTCGCCCCTGTCGCTCGGCCCGCAAGTGGGGATGCTCCTGCTGTTCACAGTCGTCATTACCGCAATAGGCGTGAAGTTGTTCAAGTGGGAGCAGGTCTAG
- a CDS encoding STAS domain-containing protein, giving the protein MTLSIDTSTADNGDVTITLSGEVDYATAPNIRQTITDLLESQSIPTIRVDVAKVTVLDSTGIGTIVVAYRIARDMGVALRVTNPNRFVTRLFAVVGAEELLEEPTDTFANTAKTS; this is encoded by the coding sequence ATGACGCTGTCAATCGACACCAGCACTGCTGACAACGGAGACGTAACCATCACCTTGAGTGGCGAGGTAGATTACGCCACAGCTCCCAACATCCGGCAGACCATCACCGATCTGCTCGAATCCCAGTCCATCCCCACCATTCGCGTTGATGTCGCGAAGGTGACGGTGCTGGATTCGACCGGAATCGGCACCATCGTGGTCGCCTACCGGATTGCGCGGGACATGGGCGTTGCCCTGCGGGTAACCAACCCCAACCGGTTCGTCACCCGCCTGTTTGCAGTGGTCGGGGCCGAGGAGCTCCTCGAGGAGCCCACCGATACCTTTGCTAACACTGCAAAGACCAGCTAG
- a CDS encoding response regulator transcription factor — MAQSPSRTESEATLLVVEDDENICELLATSLRYAGFEVHTATTGEEALKAVPRHRPDLVVLDVMLPDMEGFEVVKRLRSGSDSTAVLYLTARDATEDTVKGLAVGGDDYVTKPFSLDEVVARIRAVLRRSQGDLPRPARLQYADLELDEETHEVWRAGKPIQLSPTEFKLLQYFMINAGRVLSKSQILDHVWRYDFRGDDGIVESYVSYLRRKIDTAEPKLIQTLRGIGYVLREPNR, encoded by the coding sequence ATGGCCCAATCACCGTCACGTACCGAGAGCGAAGCCACACTTCTGGTCGTTGAGGACGATGAGAACATTTGTGAGCTCCTCGCCACCTCTTTGCGCTACGCCGGCTTCGAGGTCCACACCGCCACGACCGGGGAGGAAGCGCTCAAAGCAGTGCCTCGTCACCGCCCTGACCTGGTGGTTCTCGATGTTATGTTGCCCGATATGGAGGGTTTCGAGGTGGTCAAACGGCTACGGTCGGGATCCGATTCGACCGCAGTGCTATATCTCACCGCGAGGGACGCCACAGAAGACACTGTGAAGGGCTTGGCTGTCGGCGGCGACGACTACGTAACCAAGCCGTTTAGCCTCGATGAGGTCGTCGCCCGCATCCGTGCGGTGTTGCGCCGCAGTCAGGGCGATCTGCCCCGCCCCGCTCGTTTGCAATACGCCGACTTGGAGTTGGACGAGGAAACTCACGAAGTGTGGCGCGCGGGCAAACCCATCCAACTATCGCCCACCGAGTTCAAGCTGTTGCAGTACTTCATGATCAACGCTGGTCGGGTCCTGTCGAAATCGCAAATCCTCGATCACGTGTGGCGGTACGACTTCCGCGGAGACGACGGCATCGTCGAGTCCTATGTGTCGTATCTGCGTCGCAAGATCGACACGGCTGAACCCAAGTTGATCCAGACGTTGCGCGGAATCGGTTACGTGCTGCGGGAGCCCAATCGGTGA
- the rsmI gene encoding 16S rRNA (cytidine(1402)-2'-O)-methyltransferase, with product MLMQKAYETDADDFAAGVRAEVRVSDTGRVIKQPTGTLVLLGAPLGNPGDASARLASQLATADVIAAEDTRRLKRLLADLHVETNARIVSYFEGNEARRTPELLELLREGTHLVLITDGGMPSVSDPGYRLVRAAIDAQIAVTAVPGPSAVTTALALSGLPCDRFSFEGFVPRKAGERTRLFTELAEEPRTMVFFESPRRIISTVADMGKAFGADRPVALCRELTKTYEEVRRGTIGEVLSGVEAQPPLGEITLVVAGWEGPDASEATSENLALEVERLEADGMPRKDAMKLVASKFGLSRRDVYGAVLAQKSTDSQLPGCGCALLTAGKVGRWCRDLGRNAS from the coding sequence ATGTTGATGCAAAAGGCGTATGAAACCGATGCGGACGATTTTGCCGCTGGTGTACGGGCCGAGGTCAGGGTATCCGATACTGGGCGGGTGATAAAACAACCCACTGGAACCTTGGTCCTGCTCGGTGCCCCCTTGGGCAACCCCGGTGACGCCTCGGCGCGCCTGGCCTCCCAACTGGCCACCGCCGACGTCATAGCGGCCGAAGACACGCGCCGGCTCAAGCGACTGTTGGCCGACCTGCACGTGGAGACGAACGCGCGCATCGTGTCGTACTTCGAGGGAAACGAGGCACGCCGCACCCCCGAACTGCTCGAACTGCTACGCGAAGGCACCCACTTGGTCCTCATTACTGACGGTGGCATGCCCTCGGTATCCGACCCTGGGTATCGCCTTGTACGCGCGGCCATTGACGCCCAGATAGCGGTGACCGCGGTGCCCGGTCCCAGCGCGGTAACGACCGCGCTGGCGTTGTCGGGCTTGCCGTGTGACCGATTCAGCTTCGAGGGGTTCGTGCCGCGTAAGGCTGGCGAACGGACCCGGCTGTTCACTGAGCTGGCCGAAGAACCGCGCACGATGGTCTTCTTCGAGTCTCCCCGTCGGATAATCTCCACTGTGGCGGATATGGGGAAGGCGTTCGGAGCTGACCGTCCGGTCGCACTGTGTCGGGAATTGACCAAGACCTATGAGGAAGTCCGGCGTGGAACTATCGGTGAAGTGCTCTCCGGGGTTGAGGCTCAACCGCCGCTAGGGGAGATCACCCTGGTCGTGGCTGGCTGGGAAGGCCCGGATGCCTCTGAGGCCACTAGTGAAAACCTGGCATTGGAGGTGGAACGCCTCGAAGCCGACGGAATGCCTCGCAAAGATGCGATGAAACTGGTGGCCAGTAAGTTCGGGCTGTCCCGCCGTGACGTGTACGGGGCCGTTTTGGCGCAAAAGTCGACCGACTCGCAGTTACCAGGGTGCGGTTGCGCCCTTCTCACCGCAGGAAAGGTAGGCCGCTGGTGTCGTGACCTTGGTAGAAACGCATCATGA